In Sorghum bicolor cultivar BTx623 chromosome 10, Sorghum_bicolor_NCBIv3, whole genome shotgun sequence, one genomic interval encodes:
- the LOC110431121 gene encoding uncharacterized protein LOC110431121, translated as MASERATIPSDVFVSDLYKPSVDCKNDGGSDQPPGDLGPDPKISTAQEQEAMDIESDPPAPDDSPDWRYPLLQRLVDGTLPSDQAEARRVARRAKTFLLDREIYTRSPSGILMRCISHQEGIKLLEDIHSWACGHHAAPRTLVGNAFRHGFY; from the coding sequence ATGGCGTCCGAGCGGGCCACGATCCCCTCGGATGTCTTtgtcagcgacctctacaagccttcCGTCGACTGCAAAAATGACGGGGGCTCGGATCAACCCCCAGGCGACTTGGGTCCCGACCCCAAGATCTCCACGGCTCAGGAGCaagaggccatggacatcgagtcCGACCCCCCTGCACCAGACGACTCGCCAGACTGGCGGTACCCCTTGCTGCAACGCCTTGTCGACGGCACTCTGCCCTCAGACCAGGCTGAGGCACGACGTGTGGCTCGACGCGCCAAGACTTTCCTCCTTGATAGAGAGATATACACGCGCAGCCCCTCGGGCATTCTCATGCGCTGCATCTCCCACCAGGAGGGAATCAAGCTTCTGGAGGACATACACTCatgggcttgtggccaccacgccgcgccTCGGACGCTGGTAGGAAACGCCTTCCGACATGGCTTCTACTAG